Proteins encoded by one window of Arachis hypogaea cultivar Tifrunner chromosome 1, arahy.Tifrunner.gnm2.J5K5, whole genome shotgun sequence:
- the LOC112798232 gene encoding U1 small nuclear ribonucleoprotein 70 kDa encodes MGDYSNDPLMRNQNAAVQARTKAQNRANVLQLKLIGQSHPTGLTANLLKLFEPRPPLEYKPPPEKRKCPPLTGMAQFVSKFAEPGDPEYAPPKPVVETPAQRRARIHKLRLEKGAAKAAEELEKYDPHSDPNVSGDPYKTLFVARLSYETTESRIKREFESYGAIKRVRLVTDTVTNKPKGYAFIEYLHTRDMKAAYKQADGRKIEGRRVLVDVERGRTVPNWRPRRLGGGLGTTRMGGEEVNQHHSGRDQLQSGPSRSEEPRVREDRHGDRDREKSRERGKDRDRDRERSREHSSDRGRDRDYRDDRHHRDRDRHRDRDRDRDRERDRDRDRDRGRDRDRDRDREHDRHRDRDRDYEVGETDRGRSHDRETDYDHHEFKHDKDRHGERDRDYEPEDDRGWYNQSAHGHRHADPDHNPDSFDHYERHRGRGQYDYGDDQGNDYNQYPDHDRMEDDCPTERATSEPRERERNRDMDREYRRSERSHSREYDY; translated from the exons ATGGGAGACTACAGCAATGATCCTCTCATGCGCAACCAAAACGCCGCCGTTCAGGCCCGCACCAAAGCCCAGAACCGCGCCAACGTCCTTCAGCTCAAGCTG ATTGGACAGAGCCACCCAACTGGTCTCACAGCGAATCTATTGAAGCTTTTTGAGCCTAGGCCTCCTTTAGAGTATAAGCCTCCTCCGGAGAAAAGAAAATGTCCACCATTAACTG GAATGGCGCAATTTGTGAGCAAGTTCGCAGAACCTGGCGATCCGGAATATGCTCCACCTAAACCAGTAGTCGAGACTCCT GCACAAAGAAGAGCAAGGATACACAAGCTAAGATTAGAGAAGGGAGCAGCAAAGGCTGCTGAGGAGCTAGAGAAAT ATGATCCACACAGCGATCCAAATGTATCAGGAGATCCATACAAAACTTTGTTTGTGGCCAGACTT AGTTATGAGACCACTGAGAGCAGAATCAAAAGGGAGTTTGAGTCATATGGTGCAATCAAACGG GTTCGATTGGTTACTGACACGGTGACAAATAAGCCCAAGGGTTACGCATTCATTGAATACCTTCACACAAGAGACATGAAAG CTGCTTATAAACAAGCTGATGGTAGAAAAATTGAGGGCAGAAGGGTGCTTGTGGATGTTGAACGTGGGAGGACTGTTCCCAATTGGCGACCTCGCCGTCTAGGTGGTGGGCTTGGCACTACTAGAATGGGGGGTGAAGAAGTTAATCAACATCACTCTGGGAG GGATCAGCTGCAGTCAGGACCTTCTCGTTCTGAGGAACCTAGAGTGCGTGAGGATCGGCACGGTGATCG GGACAGAGAAAAGTCACGGGAAAGAGGTAAGGACAGAGATAGGGATCGGGAACGGTCACGTGAACACTCTAGTGATAGGGGAAGGGATCGTGATTATAGGGATGATAGGCATCACAGAGACCGGGATAGGCATAGGGACAGGGATAGGGACAGGGACAGAGAGAGAGACCGTGACCGTGATCGAGATAGAGGACGTGACCGTGATCGCGACCGGGATCGTGAACATGATCGTCATCGTGACAGGGATAGGGATTATGAAGTTGGGGAAACCGATAGGGGACGCTCACATGACAGGGAAACTGATTATGATCATCATGAATTCAAACATGATAAAGACCGTCATGGTGAGAGAGATCGCGACTATGAACCGGAGGATGATCGTGGGTGGTACAATCAATCTGCACATGGACATAGGCATGCAGATCCTGACCATAATCCTGATTCCTTTGACCACTATGAACGTCATCGAGGACGAGGGCAATATGATTATGGTGATGACCAAGGTAACGATTACAATCAGTATCCTGATCATGATAGGATGGAAGATGACTGTCCCACTGAGAGGGCAACATCTGAACCCCGTGAAAGGGAGAGAAATCGAGATATGGACCGTGAATACCGACGCTCAGAGAGGTCCCATTCTCGGGAGTACGATTACTAG